The window gaaagtaaataaaataaaataaaacatcaatAGTCAAGCAGACTATTTCTAAAACTTCAGGAGTATTATTTTGGTTTTAAGAATTTTTGTAGAGCGTTATAACTTCTCATCATTTTTGTATAATTTTGGCCGCATTGTCGATATATGACAAGTGATCTACCTAGCGACCGTTAGGTGAGTTCGAGTCATGCTGGAGGTTAAGTGTggaaacactatagatcctcctaatttgggaggggtttaaaaaaaaatgatgaactgGAGGTTAAGTGTGGAAACACTATAGATCTTCCTAATTTGGGAGGGGTTTAAAAAAAAATGACGAATTGGAGGTTAAGTGTggaaacactatagatcctcctaatttgTGAAGGGTTTAAAAAAAATGACGAACTTCTACATTTTTGTAAGCTATATGCACTGATATTATTTGAAGGGTAATTATCagtaatttttatttaataaaaatagaaatctaGAATTAATAACAAGTAATTTGTTATAGTAACAAATTAAATTATATTAATAGtggaaatatttttagaaataaaTCCTAATTGTATTACTTAATCCTAATTAGAAATAAATCACTTATACTAGAATTGACAGAATTGAAAATCATCACGTTTTAGGAAAGTTTCCTAAATTAGTTACAGAAAGCAAAAACTTATGATAGATTCTGAATGGAAGTCCAACTAGTTCCACTAAAAGCACGTGAATGCAAACTCCAGTGATTTCGTTTATGGCCaactgctatatatatatatatatatatatatatatatatatatatatatatatatatatatatatatatatatatatatatatatatatatatatatatatatatatatatatatatatatatatgcattctTTTGTCTTTTCCTCACTCCACGTGAATTTATTCCCTGTTCAAATAAGTACTAAATCAGTTTCCTAATTCTTCCTCCATCATCAACACGGCAACCAATCGATCTCCTCTCCCGCGATTGCTTCCATTTCACGTCACCTCTAGGGTTTCGAATTTCGATTCAATCTCATCTTCAAGTTCTCAAAATGCCTTAAATTCTCTGGTTTTTCATTTCTTCGAAGAAAAATGTCGAATCTTAGCGGAACATACTCCATCACTGAAGCCGGTCCGGTCCGAGCCACCGGTCTAGATCACTTCATATTCCGGTTTTCCAGCTCCGCAACTGCGTGCCATGGATTCTGGCACGATACGGCGCTGGTATTGCCCTCGGCTTTGTTCATAGTGTACTTAGGGTTTCATGCTAGGAGCAACCTTAAGAAGCTCAATCACCGTCGATCGTATATCATGATCGGATACTATGGACTTCTGTGGTTTGCTGCTCTTTTAAATCTAGCTTGGTGCTTTCTTCAGGTAATTTTATCATTTTCACTTCCGTTAGCTTGACGGTAAATATTTCCATGTTATATTACTCTTCTTAATTTATTCAATTTCGAGATATTTTAATGACTTTTGGTCCTGTGGAGTTGTACTTTTATGTAGTTTACAGATACGTACATCTTATTTCCTGAAAAATGTTAACTCATTGTCTCATGTTGGAATTGAGACCTAAAATTAGACACTTTAACCTTCTCTAAGGTGATACTGTAAAAGTTGACATTGCTTGTCCAGCTCGAGCCATTAAGGAGAGCTGAGGGAGAGGAGTGGCTCCTTAAGCTGGGATCCCTTGCTATTGTTATTGGTTGGCTGGCGGAGGGTGCTTGGGATGACTGGGTATTTGGAACCCTTTATTCTTTATGGAAAGGAGGGTTGATAGGTTTCATGTTGATAAACATTATGTTTTCTTATCTCGATTGATCTTTTTTCTGGTTTTCCTTCGGTGGATTGTAGGTTTGAAGCAAATTGAGGAAGAGATTACCAGAATGCAGTCACTccgtgattattattattattattttttttgggggggggggggtgtaaaTGAGCTGAACTGTGGTATATCCTGACACATTTATTCGATTTATCATCTCAAAATAATGAGAAGGAAGTATTACACATTTGACTCTAGATTTTTGACTCATCAACTCTTATGATGCTACCGATTTGCACCTCAAGGGTGTAGCATATCAGTAGTTGGAATGAAGACCATGGAAGGTCGGAGTTACAATCCCAGTCGAGGCAAAAATGTTTCCTTGGTGGGAAGATTTGCCTGGTAACTGCATTGGCGGAAGGATGCTAGTACATGGTGAATAGTTGAGGTGTGCACAAGTTGGATGGACACCACCGTTATAAAAGAAAATGATGCTCTTGGCTTGCAAATAGAGTATTATTACCATTGTGGTTGATGAAGATAAAGTAGAAAAGAAAATTAAGAGGGAATATGGATATCTAGATAAACAGGGTGATCAAAGCATGACTTAATCTGACCTTTGCGCTATTTTTGTAGTAAAAGACTAGAAAATAGTATAAAATGAACTCTGATTAGCATCATATGCTTAAGAGAATTGTGCTTGATTATTGTGGTCAATCTTTTCTTGAGTTTCTATGTTATGGAATGTGATCAAAAGTTGTCGTTTCTTGAGTGGTTATGTGGGCTTGTTTGCTGTAAAAATTGCTTGAAGGAAAGGGGTCTGTGTCCTGGAACCTATCTTACCTTCTGTGTTAGTGCTGTTATGGTCTATGTATAATATTGTAGTCGTAAACAATAATCTTTATACACACTGCTGTCCTTAACTGTTATTGCTTCACCCATCCAAATTCTGCCAAAGCAGGTGTGGCAGTGCACTCCAGGAAAGCAGGTGGCTTGGAATCTTCTGTCATTGTTTGCGACGTCAGCAATGCTATTTCTGGAGATTAGCATAGTGGCATTCTTACTTCAGGACAATTACGCGAGCTGTTTGGAAACTTTAGCACGTACGTTCATGGTTTCAGGCCTTTTTGTCGGGGCAGATTTATTGTTAAAGGTAAAgatttcttcattttgtttttttgtcTTTTGACTAACAAAGACAGTTTACTTGGTGAATGCACCGATGATTGCAACCCAGTAACAGAAAACCTGTTTTCCAGCCTGAGCATAAACTTTATCACAAATTGGCCCCTATCCAACGAATTAAAGGAACCCATTAAACTAAGTTTGTTGATAAGTGGAATCTACACAGAAGAAAGACCCAGTATTCAGCACCGGCTATGTGGTTAGATTTTATTGAAGTGTAATTTTGGTGAAACTTTGGCGCATAGGTCTATTTATTTCCATTCAAATATTCACTTTCTTGCTATAATGTTTCTCCTTCTTGACTGAATTTCCATGAATTTTCCTTTTGTACGGGAGCATAGATGAAGCAAATGATAGTGTTGCAGAAATCGCATAGTTTCCCATCAGTTGCTGTCCTTGTTTTCATCTTAAGCTTAATTGAAAAGAATGTGGACAAACCCTCACAATGTTGGGCGCTATAGTACCgattcaaaaagaaaatattgGGCTACAGTGTCCCGTTTTAAATTCCAAATGGCCCATAGTGAGAACGCAAATTAAATGGTGGTATAGTACATGGTAAAAGATACTCAGGGAGAATGCTCTTATATTGTAGTGAGATTGCTGAGTCTGTTGCCTTGTATATCTTGTAGAGCTtgattggttggtttgggtttctTACACTTGCAACCAGGACAGGATCAAGATCTTGTGCTTTAACAAGCCATGCTAAACGTGTAATTGCATTTCATTGGAAGCCTTTGGTGCTCCAACAACACACTAAAATGATTTATCTCAATGTGATGTGTTCCGCTCTTTGTTCGATTCCTTGAATTTAAGGGATGCCTCGTTTTGTCTGTTGCTGCAAAGCTTCTCTTGAAACAAGAGAAATCAGTCTTCAAAAGGTAAGTGTATATGAACAGCGACATCCATCCAGGAACACAGAATTTTTAGCCCATCATGATTGTTAAAGGTAGGATACACATATTTCCAGAAAATGGTGAGTTTAATGTTGTTGTGCTTTTGGGACATGGGACATGGTAGCGAAACTTACCCCACTAAATAATGCAGCTGGGAGAGAAGGGGTGGGAGCAGTAATTAATGCGTGCCCAACTTCGATATTTGTCGAGATTACTGAGTATATTGTTCGCTAATAAGCACTGGGGTGTGTTCCCTAACACACAAGTCCAAGGTGGAATACTAGCAAGTACTATGCAAAAGATGTTGGAGATAGTACTTAAATTTTACTTAGTTACTGTTTACCCATAAAAAACCTGGTTCTGTTTAATAGGAAGCAAGAAGTGAAAAACGTTCGTGTCCCAGAGTTGTTGCTACTTTTTCAGAACCACATTCGTTATTTTTTTAAGATGAGACAGAACCACGTTCATTAATAAAATAAAGCTTCGCTATGTGGGTCCCTTATGTGGAAGCTCTTATATGCCTCTTTTCATTTCGTCAGGTAATTTTTATGTTTGGATTTGGAGTTCCACTTTTCCATGACGTGGAAATAGCTCATAGGGGGAAGTGGGGCGTCTGGTTCACCCACAAACTTCTTCTTGCTGCAGCGTATGGCTACATATTATTTGTGCATTTCTCAAAGTGGAGAGATAAGCTGCCTCGTAAGTCAGATGTTTTATTCCTCTTCTCCTATTCCATTTTCCCTGTCCAACACCTCGTATTAACATACAGTGTTTTCCATTATATGCAGCACGACCAGTCTTCTACAATTATGTCATTGTCATGTTTGCAACAACTGCTGTAGTGTTATTTGCCTGTGGGCTTGCAGGCATTAAGGCTGGCTTTGGACTTTGGTAGAGACAAATTTGTTTCCAACACCTATACTCTTCCAAATTAATAGTGTCTTTTCAACTCAATTGACATCTGCAAATCGTTTGACTTTGCAGGTTGTATAATTTGGCAGTAGTTTGCTATCACTCCCTTTATCTTCCTTTTCTTTATGTAGCGTTCCTGGCTGATTTTTTCAAGGTAATTACCCAAGTTAGGTCTTTGACCAATAAATTATTTGTTGGGCGCAATTGCAAGCGTTCTCTCATTTCTGTCGTCACAATTGCAGGAGGAAGATTGGCTTCTGGACAGCGCTTACTACTCAGAGATGAAAGATGCAGGATTTTTTGATGTTGACTGGGAGTAAGCTTGTAAAACTGGTAGACAAATAAGTAATTCCACTGTGTAACTGTAAATATTAACTGGAAGGTATTGTAACAAACAAAACCAATATTTAATTTAAGTCACTAGTGAATAATCTGC is drawn from Nicotiana tabacum cultivar K326 chromosome 22, ASM71507v2, whole genome shotgun sequence and contains these coding sequences:
- the LOC107799005 gene encoding protein CANDIDATE G-PROTEIN COUPLED RECEPTOR 2, which codes for MSNLSGTYSITEAGPVRATGLDHFIFRFSSSATACHGFWHDTALVLPSALFIVYLGFHARSNLKKLNHRRSYIMIGYYGLLWFAALLNLAWCFLQVWQCTPGKQVAWNLLSLFATSAMLFLEISIVAFLLQDNYASCLETLARTFMVSGLFVGADLLLKVIFMFGFGVPLFHDVEIAHRGKWGVWFTHKLLLAAAYGYILFVHFSKWRDKLPPRPVFYNYVIVMFATTAVVLFACGLAGIKAGFGLWLYNLAVVCYHSLYLPFLYVAFLADFFKEEDWLLDSAYYSEMKDAGFFDVDWE